A window from Parafrankia irregularis encodes these proteins:
- a CDS encoding dehydrogenase codes for MNEREFHTVVVGAGPGGLMAAHRSDVPAPGLLLLDGGDDVDDRVSVMRSGDRRDVVTRGFGGAGLFSDGKLCLSPRIGSTVSHRFPPALVSKRQHAIDEILRSGERADLHGSDAEAAKGLEELAETAGLEYVHYPVRHVGTDQLPRMLKRLRIRLSGNSTIACRTTCLDLRPSGRRDFRWELELDGPVFKRVHAVNVVLAPGKVGASWLGEVGRALDLRRDPARPKIGFRLEGAKEFLAPLLKVATDPKVIWSGPDGVEARTHCVCYGGNVVPADYHGLLLVGGHATSTHAENRSNSAIIATAGRRLPLSVADVRGLVTGINSRYGGLMSQRLGDFLSNEDVAAGRAVRGFSPSLPGATPGDFTTEFPAEIVHVLQSYLHRLSTMCPEILNPENVLYGPAVERWASRFTVNDDMSAPGHPGLYLVGDGPGLTGGIIGAAETGWIAGDAITAEAHR; via the coding sequence ATGAATGAGCGCGAGTTCCATACCGTCGTGGTGGGAGCAGGCCCCGGCGGATTAATGGCGGCGCACCGAAGTGACGTGCCCGCGCCAGGACTTCTCCTCCTCGACGGAGGGGACGATGTGGACGATCGCGTTAGCGTCATGCGGTCGGGAGATCGACGTGATGTCGTGACCAGGGGTTTCGGGGGCGCCGGCCTGTTCTCCGATGGAAAACTGTGCCTGTCTCCGCGGATCGGAAGCACCGTCAGTCACAGATTTCCCCCAGCTCTCGTCTCGAAGCGTCAGCACGCGATCGATGAGATTCTTCGCTCCGGTGAACGGGCAGACCTTCACGGCTCCGACGCGGAGGCCGCAAAAGGTTTGGAGGAACTAGCCGAGACCGCCGGCCTGGAGTATGTTCACTATCCGGTCCGACACGTAGGAACCGACCAGCTTCCACGGATGCTCAAGCGGCTGAGAATTCGCCTGTCTGGGAATTCTACTATCGCCTGCCGTACGACCTGTCTGGACCTTCGCCCGTCGGGACGTCGCGATTTCCGGTGGGAGCTGGAGCTGGACGGCCCAGTTTTCAAGCGGGTCCATGCGGTCAACGTTGTCCTGGCCCCCGGGAAAGTAGGAGCATCGTGGCTCGGGGAGGTTGGCCGCGCCCTCGACCTGCGCCGCGACCCGGCACGACCGAAGATCGGTTTTCGATTGGAGGGGGCGAAGGAATTTCTCGCACCTCTCCTGAAGGTCGCTACTGATCCCAAAGTCATCTGGAGCGGACCCGACGGGGTGGAGGCGCGGACCCATTGCGTGTGCTACGGCGGCAATGTGGTCCCTGCCGACTATCACGGCCTGCTGCTCGTGGGCGGGCATGCGACCTCCACCCACGCCGAGAACCGTTCGAACAGTGCCATCATCGCTACGGCCGGGCGCAGGCTTCCCCTCAGCGTAGCGGATGTCCGAGGGCTCGTGACCGGGATCAACAGCCGCTACGGCGGTCTGATGAGCCAACGTCTCGGCGATTTCCTCTCGAACGAGGACGTGGCCGCCGGCCGGGCGGTACGCGGTTTTTCGCCGAGCCTCCCCGGAGCTACTCCCGGCGACTTCACCACCGAATTCCCGGCCGAAATAGTTCATGTCCTGCAGTCATACCTTCACCGGCTCTCCACCATGTGCCCTGAAATCCTCAATCCGGAGAATGTCCTTTACGGGCCGGCGGTAGAGCGTTGGGCTTCCCGTTTCACCGTCAATGACGACATGTCAGCCCCTGGCCATCCAGGACTGTATCTCGTGGGCGATGGGCCCGGACTGACCGGAGGAATCATCGGCGCCGCCGAAACCGGCTGGATCGCGGGCGACGCGATCACCGCCGAGGCGCACCGCTAG
- a CDS encoding radical SAM protein — MFVSRGMTGVRSVGKLTTFSVGASACRHDGGGRLDRSSRPYIEEDLMIATSLPPPAADTATTPGRDEIYTRAAEPVAFTDGHHFQLRAPMDLDAVATAATGPLSVILQVTKKCNFDCSFCSDTLQEPDPSLGALERMRDNLAGMPRVFLSGGEPLLRRDFVDMFAGTVLGVPTNATRAPPVHSNQANLLIALGIHSAAFRKD; from the coding sequence ATGTTCGTTTCACGGGGAATGACGGGCGTGCGGTCGGTTGGAAAGCTGACGACGTTCAGCGTCGGCGCGTCAGCTTGCCGTCACGATGGCGGCGGTCGGCTGGATCGGTCGTCGAGGCCCTACATCGAGGAGGACCTGATGATCGCCACTTCTCTGCCCCCGCCAGCTGCGGATACCGCGACGACGCCCGGCCGTGATGAGATCTACACACGTGCCGCCGAGCCTGTCGCCTTCACCGACGGGCACCATTTCCAGCTGAGGGCCCCGATGGATCTGGACGCGGTCGCGACCGCGGCTACAGGCCCGTTGTCGGTGATTCTTCAGGTCACGAAGAAATGCAATTTCGACTGCTCGTTCTGCTCCGATACACTTCAGGAGCCGGACCCCTCGCTGGGCGCGCTGGAGCGGATGCGGGACAACCTGGCCGGGATGCCTCGGGTGTTCCTGTCCGGTGGCGAGCCGTTGCTGCGCCGGGACTTCGTCGACATGTTCGCGGGGACGGTGCTCGGCGTGCCGACCAACGCGACCCGCGCACCGCCAGTTCACTCGAACCAAGCGAACCTATTGATCGCCCTGGGGATCCATAGCGCAGCCTTCCGAAAGGATTAA